The Amphiura filiformis chromosome 13, Afil_fr2py, whole genome shotgun sequence genome segment CGCTAGTAAACTAGTAAAGTTCACTGTTCACCTACTTATAATTATAAATTTGTCATCTATTTTACATTCCAGTAACTTGACCCACCTCAGCCTTGTCGTTTTTTCTTCAATTCGTGTCCATCCAAGTGGCAACAAACCAGGAAAACCACTCCTTTCTTTGTTCGCAACGTTCGGTCGGCACGTCGCGTCGGTCGGTAATTGAGATTATATACAGCCCGTATGAGGGGACCAATTACAGGCGCACGCCACCAATTTAGCATGTCATCCATTGAAAATAATATGCTCAATTTttaatgagcgttttgagcgtttcgacagtatttttttatggaacatgagagcacctcagacgtatcgaattgtaatctgaatacgaagcatgtctttctgatatcaaataattttcattttttgaaaatcgcgatataggcctaatacaaattttatcacattgatatttttcaaatttttgatatataacagtcctcgaagtaaatttaataaatctaatgatatattctaaaagtgtatgtagctgggaggaaaagctgacgatcaattgaaaattttaacctttcatattgaagatatgaatttttttcccaaaaagaccttttttttttggtattttgggaaaaaaaatccatatcttcaatacgaaaggtcaaaattttcaattgatcgtcggcttttcatctcacctacatacacgttaagtataaatcatcagatttataaagttaacttcgaaaatatcaaaaatatcaattttaatgatttgccataaaatgtgtattacattgcgaattgcaaaaaatcaaaaatttttgatatcagaatgacattcttcgtattcagactgcaattcgatatgtctgatgtgctctaatgtcccacaataaatactgtccaacgttcataccccttcccttaagggaaTTATTGGGGCCGATTGATTGCCCCACATTTTCGGTTTTTGGCTTTGTATTTAATTTGATGGATTGACTTTGACAGAAATCGGAATATGTATGTAATATGTAAATCATCTGTTTTGGGAGAAATGTAGATTTGTTTACCCGTTTTGACTAAAAAACACGATCAGAGCAAGGGGAGTGAAAAATTGCAACTTACTAATACAGATTTTGTGCTAAAAAATCACACGATCGCCCgatcctacttgaaaggtccatctgCCGTAGAAACAGGGTTGTTGTTCTTGACGCATAAAtgcttattttcttttcttttttattgtttGACAAAAAAGCttgtctattattattatcatatttacattacatttacaataaattatacaatatttaaaaatttgaaaCCATAACATTATTCAATGGTTAATGAAAGAATGAAATTTCACCATTataatattgtttattttttcaagTTTTCTTTAGGCATGGTAGACCTCAATAtcaaaacactgatttccaaggaggccctttaataacatattttattacACCAAATCGTTTCAAGATATCTACTTACATTTTACTTACATGTTCTGATCAAGACAACAAAGAATCAAAAagtgaatttgttttttaaaccAACTACACTGTAGCTATTTTAGGCAAGTTTGATTGAAGCTCAGATTAAAGAATTGTTGAAtttttacaaatacaaacaagaGTTGTGTCATCTGTATATCTGTATTTAAAAGGAAAAGTGGACCGAGTATCGAGCCTTGAGGAATGCcaataatatttaaaatcttttataaatacaatttataCACACAATTAACCTGTGATTGCCCAGTTGATATGTGTTGCTCTAGAGCACCATCGAAGTATGGGCCATTTATTTCtataatagtagggatgaccaatgaaccatcaacttgattagaacactcccatagacatgcagggagctcaactgtgcactgcttgcacatacatttctaaattgatctcattcttttatttttcaatatttttctgtaaaattaggGGAAgatactgccaattatattttgtaactatcttgcaaattacagcaacataacttattttgtttttctgtaagtgcgagtcaaaattggtccatcgccacagtgcgcttaattgccagtggctgagtttagcactgctcaagaatggcacaaaatattcaaatcagtaagatcaggtgaaaaatgtggcctactgagctgtaatttggcagagttgccagtaatacctctatcataccctctgtaaaaaggttaaaattgaacaagtagatctcgagttacaaattaaatcaccagcttccctttggaatttttatattcctttcaaatcatgttaagaagacacctttctgaacataaatgtgaagtttcgtgctcattcgatgtattgttcacctgatcttaaccctaaacgttttcttatatttaggcctataatatctacaacttgctgctggctataccttgtttaggactttcaaaagaagtacctgaatgtgcaaccataactgtttcaaaatagcccgcgatagtcatgcaggtaactccgaggtcaagcattgaattggtttgaacaaagatactcataatttatagaggccctgcatgaaattattgattggctccaaacaaaggttttcaaccggtgtccttcaccgtagttatggcggagtgcagtccattcaatcaaatgttgtcatcaacctatttgatcgtagtgcaggattatgtgtgtgagacgaactgtcacggtagattgcaatcatgcttttgttgaatgcatttgagtagtccgccatatttacgggatgatacgtcgcatgcaaggcctctattgagtgctactttggtttgaatgaggaatactacaggaatacacatgagcatgatgaggataatctctattgttgtgaatgagtcaatgaccttcaaaacttaagattttgtttacatacacctactaattggtcatattaaacccaaaacatttaaattcttggttgtgaaaaaaaagttcacctacttagtgcaattttgattttgtgccatatcggctatcttggatgatttttggcaaatgtcctctaaatgcatgatttcaatgccttggtttgaaaaaataagttatgccagtgactagttaagtgccatttcataagaaaccctttgatactttcacaatatgcttgtttcatgtttgcaaatatgttaaaataaagaaatatataaaggtaaatatatgcttatgccaattttgctcccaactgctatttttggaccttgtcattttatttcgttccaatgaccggtcagaatgggaaactttgataattcataattcgaaaagtttttgaccgattttgaccatttaaccaccaaaatacttctgttgattagttctactcagaaaacaatcttttgtagcaatagggtcaacatgaaattttgatggttatccctaataatAGTGACCTATACTATTTCTGACTGCAACATCAATTCATAGCATTAATACCAGTTGATTTGCGAGTCGGAAATATCTTACAAAGCATCACAAATGTGGACcaaaaaccaaaagtttgatgacgtcCATCATATAACCAAGTCCTTTCATCTGGATTACgtttgttaaaaaaaaaccacacataaAGAGAGATGGTGACATATCTACTGTGTCCTAGGAGGACATcagtttaaccctaacactgacccatgctttttggtatcggaagtcagagaagatccgatttttcaagaagaagaagaattttgacttggcacccctggattcgaacctttgacccctcgcatgccaagcgaacgaacgcggaccggtagctgctcgggttattgctgcccggccagcaattccgtgatcatatcacacttcgggtgattgcgtcatcgcagaccctgggatgcatgcatgttatgaatttttcatcgtggtattttgtggtttttactggtgttaggggtaaaggacactctaatctggaaaaatacatgtattttaaccctaacactgacccatgctttttggtatcggaagtcagagaagatccgattttttcaagaagaagaagaattttgacttggcacccctgattcgaacctttgacccctcgcatgccaagcgaacgaacgcggaccggtagctgctcgggttattgctgcccggccagcaattccgtgatcatatcacacttcgggtgattgcgtcatcgcagaccctgggatgcatgcatgttatgaatttttcatcgtggtattttgtggtttttactggtgttagggttaattaatggAGACATTAATACTCATTACTTAAAATAACACTCGCATTAAGCTGATCTTTTAGCATGTtcaggttggaattttcaacatttcacacttaagtTTCAGTGAGGAAGAGAGAGTCGGTCTCCTAAGCACATTCGTTTATaggtcattgatcttttggtttgttccctaacattaaaatttacaatttgagttTGGACCCGCGATTGACAAGAGCCCAAATGGTCCTTGGAAAATTGTGTCGTTAATATTTCCAGCACTAAGCGTTACTTTATGAAATGCACTAATTATTACAACACTCacatttaaagtcccattcagtgaacccagcgcaagtgtaaaaaaaattaaaatttatttgaaagtgaaggataagtcattcaaattgtcatttgggatttttgaaatgaaaaatttgacaaaaaaaagaaaagaaagaaaacagcagcattgacgattgacgaagttgaagctccattcaaatacatgtagcagatatactgtcagtatataaattacagatatcATGTAAATgcctattttgtcttaaatatacgTGGCTTTCAGCAGAAACACTAGCAGGCTatatattagcacatctatgataatGATAAAGGTAACAAAATCtttatttggatgatttttatggtcgtccggatgagcaaaccaCTGAATGTGCctatatggaaaagttttcctatgaaagtctctttaaataaattatactcgactccagtgtgtgcacactgtgtgtacagaggcgttcgaggtcaatgcacaatgcatacattaccacacagcACACTGagcagggctgtacggaagagggtatggtttttcctactgtacgacggcattttgtaaccaattagattcctttttagagagtagaatctggcaaagtatttctaggaaatatcGTGTGAGCCAAGTCAATTggactgactattatcaagtgagggccgtctatagcacgctactttaataacacggggtgcatgtcagtgtatttcgcagtaaattgagtgagattttgggaataccttgcgatgtttagtgctcctgtacgacgaggtctttcatcagatttccttgaaaatcggggaaagtagagtttaatatatacatgagacaattaagagtgagccaaaaaataaaagactttccctttataataattgaagttgaaagtgaaaaaagacaattttctgccattgcttaactgtgggaccccttttatttgagcaaaagagactacttttccatatgttAAAGTGAAAATGGTTTCtattttgtgtgagttctgatgtgataTTTAAGATGAGCTTTTTGCGCAAAagttttctgacaatattcacactgatatggcttcTCTTTCAAGTGAGTTTTGATGTGATTTTTAAGACAGGTTTTCTGTGTGAAAGTCTTCTGGCAAATGTCACACAGAAATGGcttttcttttgtgtgagttctgacaTGTCGCTTATGAGTACTCCTGTCtgcaaagcatttctggcaatattcacactggtatggtttctctttcgtgtgagttctgatgtggtctTTTAGGTAACTGCTACGAatgaagcatttctgacaataatcACACTGAAAGAGCTTTTCTTCTGTGTGTGTCTTCATGTGTTGTTTACGATTGTTGCTTTCTGTAAAGCATTTctggcaatattcacactgatagggtttctctttggtgtgagtcctgATGTGTCGATTTAGTTTGCTGTTATTTGGGAACGtcttctgacagtactcacaccgatagggtttctctttggtgtgagttttgaggTGTTGATTAAGTTTGCTTTTTATTGGGAACGTCatttgacagtactcacactgataaggtttctctttgatgtgagttctgatgtgtcgaTGAAATTTGCTATTTGTTGAGAAGGtcttctgacagtactcacactgataggctTTCTCATTTGTATGTATTCTTATATGGCTTATCAGGCTACTTCTATCTgcgaaacatttctgacaatactgacACTGAATGGTGACATTTATGGTTTGTGTTCTGATGTCCATGATAAGATCACTGTTATCCACAAACTCTTTCTGGCAATGTTCATATatgtctgtgtatgtgtttgtatgacTGCTATCTTTTCGTTTAAGCTTGTAGAAACTCTGCTCTCTGGCAATACATCTGTCATACTTCATCCGATGTCTACCAACATGTCGCTTAAATCTATCAGCACAGTCCAAGCAAATTCTACAGTACAAGCAAGTAAATGGTTGAAGCATCATATTGATATTAGGTGTCTTTCTTAGAATTACGCACAAAGAATTAATAGTCAATTGGTTCTTCAACAGATGGTTACTTACAATACTATCTATGCATATCAGTCCTATAGACCACTATATTTCTTGCGAGTTTCACTGACCAGACACACCACTTCTACAAGGTTATGATTTTCAGCAATGCGTTCGTCCTCTCGAAAAATTAATGTATCTCGATGATGCTGAATCACTCAAGACATAAAAATTACTTGTATCAGGTCACAATGATTCCAACATCTGCAAGAAATAAAAAGTCAGGACTATATCTTACTATAGTGATATATCACCATGATTTTATAACACACCTTGTTATTAAGGTGATATAGCAGTGACTACATTTTCTTTGTAACTAAACATCAACTTCATATCATCACCATGTAATTACAAatgtgcatattaattagctactATGCACATTTAATTAGcgacatgttaaaattaaaacaaaaggttGATGAGGTGTCATTTAAGCTCTTGCAAAGATCTACAAAATGACCATATCGgcaacagtacggaaacgcttcaatatgcaaattttttggctcgctgcactcgcatcatacatgtacaatgaCATATAGCaagtaaatgttttaaacatcatCAGCGGCTTCCTTTGAATTGGATAAAGAATTAATGAAGTCAATCATTCCTCTCATCAGATGATTACTTACAATGTAGCGTCAGTGTACTAGCTTTGAGTAGACACACCTCTGCAAATGTTTGATGGGTTGTACTTGTGATCGACAATATTACCGGTCCTTTGATATTACATATGTATAGCTTGGCATTTTCCTGGTCACAATTATTCCAAAATCTGGAAGAGAATAATGCAGAGACTCGTCGGTTTCATTTTACACTATGTCATGCAATGTATGTGGTTGACATATACATTTGCTGGATTTTGGCAACATGTACTTTAATATCAAGTTATAATGCTTGTATCTATAAATTAGAGCTTCCAAGCAGGAATTGTTACATAAAATGGGTCGAAATTCattaaatttcttatttttcagattttgacataATTTCTTGATTTTTGGCTCATTTTGAGCCTATgagttttcgcggaaggtgtaaaacgggtgatggaatgcagtttaaggccccgtatccataggctgttcccttgtggcatgtgcccttgttccgtgttcacttgttcccatgtgacctgccacacagacaacgaagctttgttttgcttagtggccacTAAGCAccttgtctgtgtggcaggtcacatgggaagaagtgaacacggaacaagggcacacgccacaagggaacagcctgtggatacggggccttaaaccagtggcggatccagagcagtcagaggggggggcccaatttttgaaaaaaaatttaagtaATGGCCGCGAAGtggccatcccggagcgcttgcgcgacgtagggtggtgtctgaggggggatgtgcccccctcagaagttagaaacttttggaaaatgtagacccatttgaagccatttggtggaccattttgtcactattattgtgtaaaattttggtttgaaaaagcctaaaatttgagaaaaacagcccaattgaagccattagtgtggacaagttttgacttttattgtgtgaattattgctttataattatgtaccaataaagtttggcacgcagggggtgtctgaggggatgttccccctcagaagtgagaaaaatttgtaaaatgaaggcctattgaagccatttggtggactattttgcactatttattgtgtaaaattttatgtttcaaaaggccgaaaatttgcgaaatgaaggcccaattgaagccatttggtggaccattttgtcactattattgtgtaaaattttggtttgaaaaagcctaaaatttgagaaaaacagcccaattgaagccattagtgtggacaagttttgacttttattgtgtgaattattgctttataattatgtaccaataaagttgcgcacgcaggggggtgtctgaggggatgttccccctcagaagtgagaaaaatttgtaaaatgaaggcctattgaagccatttggtggactattttgcactatttattgtgtaaaattttatgtttcaaaaggccgaaaatttgcgaaatgaaggcccaattgaagccatttggtggaccattttgtcactattattgtgtaaaattttggtttgaaaaagcctaaaatttgagaaaaacagcccaattgaagccattagtgtggacaagttttgacttttattgtgtgaattattgctttataattatgtaccaataaagttgcgcacgcagggggtgtctgaggggatgttccccctcagaagtgagaaaaaaatttgtaaaatgaaggcctattgaagccatttggtggactattttgcactatttattgtgtaaaattttatgtttcaaaaggccgaaaatttgcgaaatgaaggcccaattgaagccatttggtggaccattttgtcactattattgtgtaaaattttggtttgaaaaagcctaaaatttgagaaaaacagcccaattgaagccattagtgtggacaagttttgacttttattgtgtgaattattgctttataattatgtaccaataaagttgcgcacgcagggggtgtctgagggggatgttccccctcagaagtgagaaaattttgtaaaatgaaggcctattgaagccatttggtggactattttgcactatttattgtgtaaaattgtatgtttcaaaaggccgaaaatttgcgaacgcatggggtgtctgaggggggatatgccccctcagaagtgagaaacttttgcaaaatgaagacctaattgaagccatttggtggaccatttttacactatcattgcgttttaaaacaaaaaagg includes the following:
- the LOC140167974 gene encoding uncharacterized protein isoform X5 gives rise to the protein MMLQPFTCLYCRICLDCADRFKRHVGRHRMKYDRCIAREQSFYKLKRKDSSHTNTYTDIYEHCQKEFVDNSDLIMDIRTQTINVTIQCQYCQKCFADRSSLISHIRIHTNEKAYQCEYCQKTFSTNSKFHRHIRTHIKEKPYQCEYCQMTFPIKSKLNQHLKTHTKEKPYRCEYCQKTFPNNSKLNRHIRTHTKEKPYQCEYCQKCFTESNNRKQHMKTHTEEKLFQCDYCQKCFIRSSYLKDHIRTHTKEKPYQCEYCQKCFADRSTHKRHVRTHTKEKPFLCDICQKTFTQKTCLKNHIKTHLKEKPYQCEYCQKTFAQKAHLKYHIRTHTK